The Agarilytica rhodophyticola genome has a window encoding:
- a CDS encoding PKD domain-containing protein, producing the protein MSNLTLGCSLRTSLMALTCSLFCQHSLAATCEHIIQNEWNTGFVGSIKITNTSTTTISGWNVSWEYENGSKITNSWNAVFSGDNPYFAENQIWSRDIAPGQTAEFGFQGTKAVANANMMNPVVTGAVCENDSIPNTEPFASFLLSNISGTVPFVINVDASASTDADGDTLSYAWAFGDGSTSSGVTSSHTYNTAGSYDITLTVTDSKGASSSISKMVIVEPEVPVLNAEFTSTSNGLVTNFSGRDTLDGAEFSWDFGDGNTGDGQNIEHTYAAAGEYSVTLTVSLNGEVETENKIISVRETSAQILFEEGFETGIVDQQPNDWENFIGWVHNNNNTKGGNVFALVDDAISYSGNKSVHFKGGPAPAQIIRQLPDGVNTLYIKAMVYMSKKLGNEAGDNHEHILGIKADASANNEIRFGQIKGHLGTNEVPTDDISPTMSQWFSGPEMLPNTWYCVELAMLGNLPYHQLHARVDGELVHSITSASDWNNGGVGGKADWLADKFNYVMFGWHSFSGNNADVWMDDIVVSTGPVGCN; encoded by the coding sequence ATGTCTAATTTAACACTCGGTTGTTCGTTAAGGACTTCACTGATGGCCTTAACATGTTCTCTATTTTGTCAGCACAGTTTAGCTGCAACTTGTGAGCATATTATTCAAAACGAATGGAATACGGGTTTTGTTGGGAGTATAAAAATTACCAATACTAGTACCACCACAATATCGGGTTGGAATGTGTCGTGGGAATATGAAAACGGATCGAAAATTACCAATTCGTGGAATGCTGTTTTTTCTGGAGATAATCCATATTTTGCTGAAAATCAAATTTGGAGTAGGGATATTGCTCCCGGGCAAACTGCAGAGTTTGGCTTCCAAGGAACTAAGGCCGTTGCCAATGCAAATATGATGAATCCGGTTGTCACTGGTGCTGTATGCGAGAACGATAGCATTCCCAATACTGAGCCATTCGCTTCATTTTTATTATCGAATATCTCGGGTACTGTGCCTTTTGTTATCAATGTTGATGCAAGTGCATCGACAGATGCTGATGGTGATACCCTGAGTTATGCGTGGGCATTTGGCGATGGCTCAACAAGTAGCGGAGTTACTAGCTCTCATACATATAATACAGCTGGTTCCTACGATATTACGCTAACTGTTACTGATTCAAAAGGTGCCAGCTCAAGTATTAGTAAAATGGTTATTGTTGAACCTGAGGTGCCAGTTCTCAATGCTGAATTTACCTCAACATCTAATGGCTTAGTAACTAACTTTAGTGGCAGGGATACTTTAGACGGAGCAGAGTTTAGCTGGGACTTTGGTGATGGGAATACAGGTGACGGTCAGAATATAGAGCATACATACGCTGCAGCAGGAGAATATAGCGTAACCCTGACAGTCAGCCTCAACGGTGAAGTGGAAACTGAGAATAAGATTATTTCAGTGCGAGAAACTTCCGCACAGATTTTATTCGAAGAAGGATTTGAAACCGGTATTGTCGATCAGCAGCCTAATGATTGGGAAAATTTTATTGGCTGGGTACACAATAATAACAACACTAAAGGAGGGAACGTTTTCGCGCTGGTAGATGATGCCATATCATATAGTGGGAATAAGTCTGTTCACTTCAAGGGAGGCCCTGCTCCAGCTCAAATTATTAGGCAATTACCTGATGGCGTTAATACTCTTTATATAAAAGCTATGGTTTATATGAGTAAAAAACTCGGTAATGAAGCGGGGGATAATCACGAGCATATACTGGGTATAAAAGCGGATGCCAGTGCAAATAATGAGATTAGATTTGGTCAAATTAAAGGGCATTTAGGCACAAACGAGGTGCCAACCGATGATATTTCTCCAACCATGAGCCAATGGTTTAGTGGGCCAGAAATGTTGCCTAATACTTGGTATTGTGTTGAGTTAGCAATGTTAGGTAATTTGCCATATCACCAATTACACGCAAGGGTTGATGGTGAGCTGGTACATTCCATTACATCAGCCAGTGATTGGAATAACGGTGGTGTTGGAGGCAAAGCCGATTGGCTGGCAGATAAGTTTAACTACGTTATGTTTGGGTGGCACAGCTTTAGCGGTAATAATGCTGATGTTTGGATGGATGATATCGTTGTCTCTACAGGCCCTGTTGGATGTAATTAG
- a CDS encoding trimeric intracellular cation channel family protein, translating to MNLITLADYAGIYVFAISGGLVAIRHNMDLFGILVISLLPAIGGGTLRDTLLDVPVFWLKEPWVIGIALAGGISTILYNSWNKVKFLVWADALGLSLFAVLGTAKTYELGYGFITCVMMGTVTATGGGLIRDVVCGGPPLLLKEDIYAMAALAGSSLCYLALYCGVNTTIALSAGFLIVFLIRGMAIHFKPKLPSAEQIQRRIYRRK from the coding sequence ATGAATTTAATTACATTAGCAGACTATGCCGGCATCTATGTTTTTGCTATTTCAGGTGGTTTGGTGGCAATTCGACACAATATGGACTTATTTGGAATATTGGTCATCAGTTTGTTACCTGCTATTGGTGGTGGCACTTTAAGAGATACCTTACTTGATGTTCCTGTGTTTTGGCTGAAGGAACCATGGGTAATTGGTATTGCTCTGGCGGGCGGTATTTCTACGATACTTTACAATTCATGGAATAAAGTAAAATTTCTTGTTTGGGCAGACGCATTAGGATTATCTCTCTTTGCGGTGTTAGGAACTGCTAAGACATATGAGCTTGGTTACGGTTTTATCACCTGTGTGATGATGGGGACAGTCACTGCAACGGGCGGTGGTTTGATTAGAGATGTTGTTTGTGGCGGGCCTCCATTATTACTGAAAGAAGATATTTACGCTATGGCGGCTTTGGCTGGCAGTAGTTTGTGCTATCTGGCGTTGTACTGTGGTGTAAACACTACGATTGCACTATCTGCAGGCTTTTTAATTGTATTCCTTATTCGAGGTATGGCAATTCACTTCAAGCCTAAATTACCCAGTGCTGAACAAATACAAAGAAGAATTTATCGTCGAAAATAG
- a CDS encoding amidohydrolase family protein: MPKPAIDFPYEIYDAHHHFWDLDQVHYPWLATKGIKRFFGDPAPIQRNYLYHDLQKDIGQLPVKKSIHIQVGADKDQHFLESQTIQDIAQSKGLADGIIAYASLESDDINLQLDQLTTLPNLRGIRQIIGRSPQEDKITGTDKLTNDSKWLEGLKELEKRNLSFDLQLIPDQMLKAVNIFQQVPNLKVALCHCGSPWYRDSDGWAMWEKGLVSIAELPNSMCKVSGLSMFDHQWTVDSLRPIIETVISIFGSERVMFGSNFPVDKLHTDYARLWFAYLEIVNGIHQLNDVQKQAMFRDNCARFYKLESENKA; the protein is encoded by the coding sequence ATGCCTAAGCCAGCAATAGACTTTCCATATGAAATTTATGATGCTCATCATCATTTTTGGGATTTAGACCAAGTACATTATCCGTGGCTTGCAACCAAAGGCATCAAGCGTTTCTTTGGTGATCCTGCCCCTATTCAGAGAAATTATCTTTACCACGATTTACAAAAAGATATTGGCCAGCTACCAGTTAAAAAGTCAATACATATTCAAGTAGGTGCTGATAAAGACCAACATTTCTTAGAATCCCAAACCATCCAGGATATCGCTCAAAGTAAAGGCCTGGCGGATGGTATTATTGCCTACGCATCCTTAGAGTCCGATGATATCAATCTGCAATTAGATCAGCTGACCACGCTACCTAATTTACGCGGTATCAGGCAAATTATTGGCCGCTCACCGCAAGAAGACAAAATAACAGGAACAGACAAATTAACCAACGATTCAAAATGGTTAGAAGGACTTAAGGAATTAGAAAAAAGAAATTTAAGTTTTGACCTACAATTAATTCCAGATCAAATGTTGAAAGCAGTCAACATATTTCAACAAGTACCAAACTTGAAAGTAGCCTTATGCCATTGCGGCTCACCTTGGTATCGCGATAGTGATGGCTGGGCAATGTGGGAAAAAGGATTAGTATCTATCGCTGAGTTACCTAACAGTATGTGTAAAGTATCGGGCTTGAGTATGTTCGATCATCAATGGACAGTAGATAGTTTACGCCCGATTATCGAAACAGTAATATCAATATTTGGCAGTGAACGCGTAATGTTCGGCTCCAACTTCCCTGTAGATAAGCTCCATACAGATTATGCAAGACTTTGGTTTGCCTATTTAGAAATAGTTAACGGCATTCATCAGTTAAATGATGTTCAAAAACAAGCTATGTTTAGAGATAACTGCGCACGTTTTTATAAATTAGAAAGCGAAAATAAGGCCTAA
- a CDS encoding ester cyclase, with product MSRMLGHFDSAPKTHSENTNMQGFDPEFADIVDYILRITYRIWEGKQVGLCRDYYSEECPVYTLAGMTVGCEQVTQNTINTLGAFPDRTLAAVNIIWGGDDKEGYHTSHLIDTEMTNLGDSEFGPASGEHGRIFVIAHCIIKANKVVEEWLVRDNFSLAEQLGFDPIEVAKESARQPLEERFVHWMASEKNRVKQHVNNQRKKLDASQEQKETLLASLHNIWNCQMIGDVQQLYTQGAKIFAPASTEIAGFDAIMDFYIALQASLSDLKVSFDYICSTSDKDNGEKIAVRWTMVGNHTGNRLFGKPSGKEILIIGESQYHMVDGKIQQEWTVYDQLAVYSQIFRNYA from the coding sequence ATGTCTCGAATGCTTGGTCATTTTGACAGCGCGCCTAAAACACACAGCGAAAATACAAATATGCAAGGCTTCGATCCTGAATTTGCGGATATTGTCGACTATATTTTGCGAATTACTTACCGAATCTGGGAAGGCAAACAAGTTGGCCTCTGCCGAGACTACTATTCTGAAGAATGTCCAGTTTACACACTTGCTGGTATGACGGTTGGTTGTGAGCAGGTAACTCAAAATACCATAAATACTCTTGGTGCTTTTCCCGATCGAACACTGGCAGCAGTGAATATTATTTGGGGAGGCGATGATAAAGAGGGCTACCACACTTCGCATCTAATCGATACTGAAATGACTAACCTTGGTGACAGTGAGTTTGGGCCTGCATCTGGCGAACATGGACGAATTTTTGTTATTGCACACTGCATTATTAAAGCTAACAAAGTGGTAGAAGAATGGTTAGTTCGTGATAATTTTTCCCTCGCAGAGCAACTCGGTTTTGATCCAATAGAAGTGGCAAAAGAAAGTGCGCGACAGCCATTAGAAGAGCGTTTTGTACATTGGATGGCAAGCGAAAAAAACCGCGTTAAACAGCATGTCAATAATCAGCGTAAAAAGCTTGACGCAAGCCAAGAGCAAAAAGAAACGCTGCTTGCATCACTTCACAATATTTGGAACTGCCAAATGATTGGTGACGTCCAGCAGCTATACACACAAGGTGCAAAAATTTTTGCTCCAGCCAGTACCGAAATAGCAGGCTTCGACGCAATCATGGATTTCTATATTGCCTTGCAAGCGAGCTTATCTGATCTAAAAGTCTCATTTGATTATATATGCAGTACTTCTGACAAAGACAATGGTGAGAAGATTGCCGTGCGATGGACAATGGTAGGCAATCATACTGGCAACCGCCTGTTTGGTAAACCAAGTGGCAAGGAAATATTAATTATTGGTGAAAGCCAATATCATATGGTTGACGGAAAAATACAACAAGAATGGACTGTGTACGATCAACTTGCCGTTTATAGCCAGATATTTCGAAATTATGCCTAA
- a CDS encoding cupin domain-containing protein, with product MANHEKEIEQCIIRRKDMQACKTAFIDARTPGSDKKENFCLIGGGVAENPDQIVHIDTPHGFNIGAAKQPNGCKNSHHSHDTEEVFMVHSGEWKFTWGENGTDGSVILSPGDVISLPVNMFRGFENVGQDDAMLYAILGLNDDGTAGRVTWAPYVFDNAKEHGLVLLEDGRLIDTAAGQQVPEDASQVIPTTLEEAAKIDTYSVDEMIANVYRKDTVTGEIKGGLNVHPGVREIPLIGSANPNEDLEDAYINRHHRFHLRLLQLESDAQVPTHQRFEEEVIIVQSGEVSIDIDSYCTVLHKGDLVTVPVNAKRSLKNNGQEPSELFFVRRGNYPKAPNYM from the coding sequence ATGGCTAACCACGAAAAAGAAATTGAACAGTGTATTATTCGCCGTAAGGATATGCAGGCATGTAAAACGGCCTTTATCGATGCACGTACACCGGGAAGCGATAAAAAAGAGAACTTTTGCTTAATTGGCGGAGGGGTTGCCGAAAACCCGGATCAGATAGTGCACATCGATACCCCACATGGTTTTAACATTGGCGCAGCGAAGCAGCCCAACGGCTGCAAGAACTCACATCACAGCCACGATACTGAAGAAGTGTTTATGGTTCATAGTGGCGAATGGAAATTCACTTGGGGCGAAAATGGTACCGATGGTTCAGTCATATTGTCTCCTGGAGACGTTATTTCCTTGCCCGTTAACATGTTCCGCGGATTCGAGAACGTTGGTCAAGATGACGCTATGTTATACGCGATTTTGGGTTTAAATGACGACGGCACTGCCGGCCGTGTAACATGGGCGCCCTACGTCTTTGATAATGCAAAAGAGCATGGGCTGGTACTACTTGAAGACGGGCGTCTAATCGATACTGCCGCTGGCCAGCAAGTTCCCGAAGACGCTTCTCAAGTAATACCGACAACATTAGAAGAAGCTGCAAAAATTGACACTTACTCTGTCGATGAAATGATAGCGAACGTTTATCGTAAGGACACAGTCACGGGAGAGATTAAAGGAGGCCTCAACGTTCATCCTGGAGTTAGAGAGATACCATTAATAGGCTCTGCTAACCCCAACGAAGATCTGGAAGATGCTTACATTAATCGCCATCACCGTTTTCATCTAAGATTACTGCAACTTGAAAGCGATGCACAGGTTCCCACACACCAGCGATTTGAAGAAGAAGTTATAATTGTTCAAAGTGGCGAAGTTAGTATAGATATCGATAGCTATTGCACAGTATTACATAAAGGAGATTTAGTAACCGTTCCCGTTAATGCTAAAAGATCATTGAAAAATAATGGGCAAGAACCGTCGGAATTATTTTTTGTACGCCGTGGTAACTACCCTAAAGCCCCTAACTATATGTAA
- a CDS encoding TonB-dependent receptor — MINARLNKSKLAQAIGLTLSVSPLTTYAQLEEVIVTATKRAESVQDVGLSVQAFDEEALKRGGITDASRVELLVSGVNYAFVGNDAKFNVRGANSSNTFGDATSIVGAFVDGVYKPRASQQSRAFFDVERVEFLKGPQGTLYGRNTFAGAFNLYTRAPSFEDGVSGYTDLSFERFDRTKIQGALNLPVSDTFAVRLAVSTDKSDGYITNLAGPDIGAQDDKNYRISTLWRPTDNMEWKLIYQLSEEDGREAGLFGYTFICRRETPEGLTDPFGSVTNCANPVRGSGGVPNVADFDPAYTISQDYAPEVDLREETITLSGSIDFDGITVKSISNYTDFENLFGFDFDFSPNPNSIGGYDETLESFSQEFNISSNGDGPIQWTSGLYYSSDETFTSFSIFQATLRDDSVRGTATAPDGQELPILSGTPIVSRDININGFFADSAFRESDTIGVYGEVEWSLSDAFRLITGLRYSEEDKSLDGAGSNFTGDTNGDGTVDRVVNPILANGASPTIVPAFSRDVFSINRNASDAILVSEKYDNTTYRLGFEYDLGSESLFYGTYSTGFLSGAVNVGGATDEQESSVLEIGYKSYLLDNTLKLNIAAHMTEYDNLLTQLQIPVGGIVQSISTNGGEIEAKGIEIEAVYVPDDAWTLSANFSYLDSEYGVFGANNPYQLYRGQVQPFIDLNGEVTPWSPEVTLSLSASYRFDLGDNGSLTPYLQSYYSDEYFTSNIIGPDPTQLQDSFTKTDIRLTWESVEGKYSVEAFVENLEDEAVLARGNNNSDDLVQTGFLFPRNAGVRIRTKF; from the coding sequence ATGATCAACGCTAGACTAAACAAATCGAAGCTGGCACAAGCTATTGGTTTAACACTATCTGTATCGCCACTTACCACTTACGCCCAGCTAGAAGAGGTCATAGTTACCGCGACAAAACGTGCTGAGAGCGTGCAAGATGTTGGTTTGTCAGTACAAGCCTTTGATGAGGAAGCCTTAAAGCGAGGCGGTATTACTGACGCATCTCGGGTTGAATTGCTGGTGTCTGGTGTCAACTACGCTTTTGTGGGAAATGATGCTAAATTCAACGTGCGTGGAGCTAATTCATCTAACACTTTTGGTGATGCCACATCGATTGTTGGTGCCTTTGTGGACGGTGTATATAAGCCTCGAGCGTCACAACAATCTCGCGCTTTTTTTGATGTCGAGAGAGTGGAGTTTTTAAAAGGCCCGCAAGGCACTCTCTACGGTCGTAACACCTTCGCTGGTGCTTTCAATTTGTATACTCGAGCTCCCAGTTTTGAGGATGGTGTTTCAGGCTATACGGATTTGTCTTTCGAACGGTTTGATCGTACCAAGATACAAGGTGCATTAAATCTTCCCGTGAGCGATACCTTTGCCGTTCGTCTCGCCGTTTCTACCGACAAGAGCGATGGCTACATCACTAATTTGGCTGGGCCAGATATAGGTGCGCAAGATGATAAAAACTATCGTATTAGCACACTCTGGCGACCGACTGATAACATGGAATGGAAACTTATTTATCAGTTGAGTGAGGAAGATGGCCGCGAGGCTGGATTGTTTGGTTATACATTTATCTGTCGGCGTGAGACGCCAGAAGGTTTAACTGATCCTTTCGGTTCTGTGACCAATTGTGCAAATCCCGTTAGAGGCTCTGGTGGTGTTCCCAATGTTGCCGACTTCGATCCTGCCTACACAATTTCACAAGATTATGCTCCTGAAGTAGACTTAAGAGAAGAGACGATTACATTAAGTGGCTCAATAGATTTTGATGGCATAACGGTAAAATCTATTAGTAACTATACAGATTTTGAAAACCTATTTGGTTTTGATTTTGATTTCAGCCCTAACCCGAACTCTATTGGTGGTTATGATGAAACGTTGGAATCATTTAGCCAGGAATTTAATATATCATCCAATGGCGACGGCCCAATTCAATGGACAAGTGGCCTTTATTATTCATCTGATGAAACATTCACTAGCTTTTCAATTTTCCAAGCGACTCTTCGCGACGATAGTGTAAGAGGAACGGCTACTGCACCTGATGGCCAAGAACTGCCTATTTTATCGGGCACACCCATAGTTTCTAGAGATATCAATATTAATGGTTTTTTTGCAGACAGCGCGTTTCGTGAGAGTGACACGATCGGTGTTTATGGTGAGGTAGAATGGTCATTGAGTGACGCCTTCCGCCTGATTACTGGCTTGCGTTATAGCGAAGAAGATAAATCTCTCGATGGTGCGGGCAGCAACTTTACAGGTGACACTAATGGTGATGGCACAGTCGATCGAGTTGTTAATCCGATTTTAGCTAACGGCGCTTCTCCGACGATAGTGCCAGCTTTTAGTCGTGATGTGTTTTCTATTAATCGAAATGCGAGCGATGCTATTCTGGTTTCAGAAAAGTATGACAACACTACTTATCGGCTCGGTTTTGAATATGACTTGGGCTCTGAGAGTTTATTCTACGGTACGTATTCCACAGGCTTTTTATCGGGAGCAGTCAATGTTGGTGGCGCAACAGATGAACAAGAGTCATCGGTTTTAGAAATAGGCTATAAAAGTTACCTGCTCGACAATACGCTAAAGTTAAATATCGCTGCTCATATGACTGAGTACGATAACTTATTAACACAGCTACAAATCCCTGTAGGCGGAATTGTTCAAAGTATTTCTACCAACGGCGGTGAAATTGAAGCCAAAGGTATTGAGATAGAAGCGGTATATGTGCCCGATGATGCCTGGACTTTATCTGCTAATTTTTCCTACTTAGACTCAGAGTACGGTGTATTTGGTGCAAATAACCCTTATCAATTATATCGCGGTCAGGTACAGCCTTTCATCGATCTAAACGGGGAGGTAACGCCATGGTCACCAGAAGTAACCTTGTCCCTAAGTGCGAGCTATCGTTTTGATCTTGGCGATAATGGCTCGCTTACGCCATATCTTCAAAGCTACTACAGCGACGAATACTTCACCAGTAATATTATTGGCCCAGATCCTACGCAGTTACAAGACAGCTTTACTAAAACAGATATCCGTTTAACTTGGGAAAGTGTTGAAGGCAAATACAGTGTTGAAGCTTTTGTCGAAAACTTAGAGGATGAAGCGGTTCTTGCTCGTGGCAATAACAACAGTGATGACTTAGTGCAAACAGGCTTTTTGTTTCCTCGTAATGCCGGTGTCAGAATTCGAACCAAGTTTTAA
- a CDS encoding cobalamin-independent methionine synthase II family protein gives MANKIRTTHVGSLPRSQDVVDFIFSREKGEQYDQTQFDKVMSDHVAKVVAKQVEAGIDIVSDGETSKISYATYVKDRYNGFGGDSERNAPADLKLFPDFLKKLSQQGGTPEYSRPVCNAEISTKNTSDLNNDISNLTTAINQHKAQQGFMNAASPGVISLFLPNKHYSSREKYLQVLGDVMKQEYETIVDSGLHLQLDCPDLALSRHMLFTDLSDEEFVSIANLHVEVLNHALRDIDKSKVRVHICWGNYEGPHICDIPMNKMFDTLMKVDAQYLLFETSNPRHAHEWTIFRDRKSEIPQEKVLIPGVIDSTTNFVEHPELIAQRLQRFTDIVGKERVIAGSDCGFGTFAGFGAVAPDIAYAKLASLVEGASLASSQ, from the coding sequence ATGGCAAACAAAATCCGTACCACTCATGTAGGATCATTACCGCGTAGCCAGGACGTTGTTGATTTCATTTTCTCACGGGAAAAAGGAGAACAATATGATCAAACTCAGTTCGATAAGGTTATGAGTGATCATGTTGCAAAGGTCGTTGCCAAACAGGTAGAGGCGGGTATTGATATTGTCTCAGACGGAGAAACATCGAAAATATCATATGCCACTTATGTCAAAGATCGCTATAACGGTTTTGGTGGTGATAGTGAACGCAATGCTCCGGCTGATTTAAAGCTTTTTCCAGATTTTCTGAAAAAGCTTTCACAACAAGGTGGAACTCCGGAATATTCACGCCCTGTATGCAACGCCGAGATTTCTACGAAAAACACGAGCGATTTAAATAACGATATTTCAAATCTCACTACAGCTATAAATCAACATAAAGCCCAACAAGGATTTATGAATGCCGCCTCTCCCGGCGTTATTTCTTTATTCCTACCCAATAAGCATTATTCTAGCCGTGAAAAATACCTGCAAGTATTGGGCGACGTTATGAAGCAAGAGTATGAAACCATTGTCGATTCTGGTTTACATTTACAACTGGATTGTCCAGATCTAGCTCTATCTCGACATATGTTATTTACAGACTTAAGTGATGAAGAATTTGTATCTATCGCTAACCTACATGTCGAAGTCCTCAATCATGCATTGCGTGATATAGATAAAAGTAAAGTACGCGTTCATATTTGTTGGGGTAACTACGAGGGGCCGCATATTTGCGATATCCCTATGAATAAAATGTTCGATACTTTGATGAAAGTTGACGCGCAATATTTATTATTCGAGACATCTAATCCTAGACATGCACATGAATGGACAATTTTTAGAGATCGAAAGTCAGAAATACCACAAGAGAAAGTTTTAATACCGGGCGTTATTGATAGCACAACAAATTTCGTGGAACATCCAGAGTTAATTGCACAACGACTGCAACGCTTTACAGACATCGTCGGAAAAGAGAGAGTTATCGCAGGATCAGACTGTGGATTTGGTACTTTTGCAGGCTTCGGCGCTGTCGCACCTGATATTGCTTATGCCAAGCTTGCGAGTTTAGTAGAGGGTGCCTCTCTAGCAAGTTCACAGTAG
- a CDS encoding sodium:solute symporter family transporter yields the protein MVDFGILNWSIVIIYMLANIGLGWLMSRRVNTAEDYYLGDRSAPWWAIGISVLATYVSALSFLGGPAWAYGDGMAALAIHVNYALVIFVCIVFFIPFFYNSGVASIYEYLERRFGSVSCMVMGLLFMFTMSVGAASILTATAFVVTFITDISATTAIVVMAIIVVVYTMLGGMNAVIWTDVLQGIILILGACVVLVSLLSSIDSFPEALNFLDMHGKLNPIRTELDFSIAPTIWAGVFAMTLYHITVYGANQFMAQRALAAKNIGDAKKSYLVMGFAAFFLYFVFFLIGALLFVYYKGEPFEQPNQIMLIFSNSLAIPGLLGLITVAIISASMSSTSSALNSLATISVTDFYRKFYKPDADEAHYLNVSRIFTVLWGIMIIPIAISFAGGKGSILEVLSKVGSYVVGAKLCMYGMGFFSKQVSQRGLLVGIVAGFLGLLFIVPLDILKPAVDPIWLAMGVDRPEIAWPWYPVIAGAINFVVAWLASVALDGFKQEWHQYSVPGQIKMFRDQGKAMTSGGWYLVPGKVEPVVWLLPVFFVGILLFLAWFARLG from the coding sequence GTGGTTGATTTCGGCATATTAAATTGGTCCATCGTAATCATATACATGCTAGCGAATATAGGCTTGGGATGGTTGATGAGCCGCCGAGTTAATACTGCTGAAGATTACTATCTCGGAGACCGATCCGCACCTTGGTGGGCAATTGGTATCTCTGTATTGGCAACTTATGTAAGCGCTCTTTCTTTTTTGGGTGGGCCTGCATGGGCCTACGGTGACGGTATGGCTGCGTTGGCTATTCATGTTAACTACGCCCTTGTTATCTTTGTTTGTATTGTCTTTTTCATTCCTTTTTTCTACAACAGTGGTGTTGCCTCTATATATGAATATTTAGAGCGTCGCTTTGGTTCAGTATCGTGCATGGTTATGGGTCTACTCTTTATGTTCACCATGAGCGTCGGTGCTGCATCAATATTAACGGCAACGGCATTTGTTGTAACGTTCATTACTGATATAAGTGCGACTACCGCGATTGTTGTGATGGCCATTATCGTTGTTGTCTATACCATGCTTGGCGGTATGAATGCCGTTATATGGACGGATGTACTACAGGGTATTATTTTAATTTTAGGTGCTTGTGTTGTTCTGGTTTCGCTGCTTTCATCTATTGATTCCTTTCCCGAAGCGCTCAATTTTTTAGACATGCATGGCAAACTTAATCCCATTAGGACTGAACTGGATTTTTCCATAGCGCCAACAATATGGGCCGGTGTGTTTGCCATGACCCTTTATCACATAACAGTGTATGGTGCTAATCAATTTATGGCTCAACGAGCGCTTGCGGCTAAAAATATTGGTGACGCAAAAAAATCTTATTTAGTTATGGGGTTTGCGGCATTCTTCTTATATTTTGTATTTTTCCTTATTGGTGCGTTACTGTTTGTCTATTATAAGGGCGAGCCATTTGAGCAGCCGAATCAAATCATGCTTATTTTTTCTAATAGTTTAGCGATACCGGGTTTGTTAGGCTTGATTACCGTCGCTATTATTTCCGCTTCTATGTCTTCCACTTCTTCAGCACTAAACTCATTAGCAACAATCAGCGTGACGGACTTCTATAGAAAATTTTATAAGCCCGATGCTGATGAAGCTCATTACCTAAATGTTTCCCGCATTTTTACCGTATTGTGGGGCATAATGATTATCCCAATTGCTATTTCATTTGCAGGAGGCAAAGGCTCGATTCTGGAAGTCTTATCAAAAGTTGGCTCCTATGTCGTAGGTGCTAAGCTATGTATGTATGGTATGGGCTTTTTTTCCAAGCAGGTATCGCAAAGAGGTTTACTAGTAGGTATTGTTGCCGGATTTTTAGGCCTGCTTTTTATCGTTCCTTTGGATATTTTAAAGCCTGCTGTTGACCCAATATGGCTTGCTATGGGTGTTGATAGACCGGAAATTGCTTGGCCTTGGTATCCTGTTATTGCCGGAGCAATAAACTTTGTTGTAGCTTGGCTAGCAAGTGTCGCTTTAGATGGCTTTAAACAAGAGTGGCATCAATACAGCGTACCCGGACAAATAAAAATGTTTCGTGATCAAGGCAAGGCGATGACGTCTGGTGGCTGGTACTTGGTGCCAGGTAAAGTGGAGCCAGTAGTCTGGCTATTGCCTGTTTTCTTTGTAGGTATATTACTATTTTTGGCTTGGTTTGCTCGTCTCGGCTAA